One genomic region from Anguilla rostrata isolate EN2019 chromosome 2, ASM1855537v3, whole genome shotgun sequence encodes:
- the LOC135249189 gene encoding seizure protein 6 homolog, with protein sequence MVFTVLTVALCVTLQHLATGLTFAPDELREDELQVTPESLQHQPSHTPTSIPQTPGELIRAALHSKEYLGQSPLYTGTTTNPTQAAPPVHQTEPISTMMSPGVLTTAVTSSAGVPVDGRTGGRMLAENPAPLGVTSSPLEEETTTTLITTTTITTVHTPVQCNASLFGTEGIVQSPDFHSSSSSIYHPLECTYSITVYTGYGVEIQVKKVNLSKEETLTILGLGGAGPELLANETLMSEGQVIRSSTNQVQIHYRSLQPTYRGVFSLYYQAFLLSCTFPQSPEGGGVTVTDLHPGGHAHFHCDPGFQVRGHEMSTCLNTTKPHWSSAEPQCVAVSCGGWIRNATVGRILSPTPPGGNHSTSNNLSCHWLLEAREGHRLHLHFERVALDEDNDRLIVRSGNSSVSTLHFDSDMDDVPERGIVSEGSSLYLELTADSSSIPLLLALRYEAFDAEHCYEPFLPHGNFSSSDLTFPLGSIVYFSCSPGFVMEQGSGVIECVDPSDPHWNESEPTCRALCGGELTDPVGTVLSPEWPQSFSKGQDCVWQIHVKEDKRIELDIRILNIRRSDVLTIFDGHDLTSHVIGQYLGSRERFQVVSGGSEVTIQFQSDPDDSSFILSQGFLIHYREVERNDTCPPLPPIEFGWRSSSHPSLVRGSVLTYQCQPGYDIIGSDIITCQWDLSWSNSPPTCHKVQQCSDPGEVVNGARSVRPESGFAVGSVVRYTCNQGYQLEGPGQISCHARDTGTPKWSDRSPKCVLKYEPCPNPGVPDNGYQTLYKHSYQAGESLRFFCFEGYELIGEVTITCLPGHPSQWNSPPPSCKVAYEELLDDHKLEVSRRTDPSKQMEGEKIALAIFLPIILVIFLIGGIYLYYTNVCRLQWKSLFWKSLSHTHSYSPITVESDFNNPLYEAGDTREYEVSI encoded by the exons ATGGTGTTCACAGTCCTTACTGTGGCACTATGTGTCACCCTCCAGCACCTGGCTACAG GTTTGACTTTTGCCCCTGATGAACTCAGAGAAGATGAATTACAGGTGACTCCTGAGTCCCTACAACACCAGCCCTCCCACACCCCAACCTCTATCCCACAAACCCCCGGAGAACTGATCCGCGCAGCGCTTCACAGTAAGGAATACCTTGGACAATCCCCACTCTATACTG GCACAACCACCAATCCTACGCAAGCTGCCCCTCCGGTCCACCAAACTGAGCCCATATCAACCATGATGTCACCTGGAGTGCTGACcacagctgtgacatcatcggCGGGAGTGCCAGTGGATGGGCGCACTGGAGGGCGAATGCTAGCTGAAAACCCTGCTCCTTTGGGAGTGACGTCTTCACCACTGGAGGAAGAAACCACAACAACGCTGATCACCACAACCACCATAACCACGGTCCACACCCCTG TGCAATGTAACGCCAGCCTGTTTGGAACAGAGGGGATAGTGCAGTCTCCAGATTTtcactcttcctcctcatccatCTACCATCCCTTGGAATGTACTTACAGCATCACTGTCTATACTGGCTATGGAGTGGAAATCCAG GTGAAGAAGGTGAATCTCTCCAAAGAGGAGACTCTTACCATCCTTGGATTAGGGGGGGCAGGCCCTGAACTCCTTGCAAATGAAACACTGATGAGCGAGGGTCAGGTGATACGCAGCTCTACCAATCAGGTGCAGATTCACTATCGCAGCCTTCAGCCAACCTATCGTGGAGTCTTCAGCTTGTATTACCAAG CCTTCCTCCTGTCCTGCACATTCCCTCAGTCCCCTGAGGGAGGGGGCGTGACAGTGACCGATCTTCATCCTGGAGGCCACGCTCACTTCCACTGTGACCCTGGCttccaggtcagaggtcacgagATGTCAACCTGTCTGAACACCACCAAACCTCACTGGAGCTCAGCTGAACCCCAGTGTGTTG cgGTGTCATGTGGAGGGTGGATCAGAAATGCCACTGTGGGTCGAATCCTCTCCCCTACTCCACCTGGTGGAAACCATAGCACCAGTAACAATCTTAGCTGCCATTGGCTGCTGGAAGCCAGGGAGGGCCACAGGCTCCACCTCCATTTTGAGAGGGTCGCCTTGGATGAGGACAACGATAG GCTGATAGTGCGCAGTGGGAACAGCTCTGTCTCTACTCTGCATTTTGACTCGGACATGGACGATGTTCCAGAGCGGGGGATTGTGAGCGAGGGGTCGTCTCTGTACCTGGAGCTCACGGCAGACTCCTCGTCCATCCCGCTTCTGCTGGCCCTACGATACGAGG CATTCGATGCGGAGCATTGCTATGAGCCCTTCCTGCCCCACGGGAACTTCAGCAGCTCTGACTTAACCTTTCCGCTGGGGAGCATCGTCTACTTCTCTTGCTCCCCCGGCTTTGTCATGGAgcaagggtcaggggtcatcgAATGTGTCGACCCCAGCGACCCCCACTGGAATGAGAGTGAGCCGACGTGTCGAG CTCTTTGTGGGGGGGAGCTGACTGATCCGGTGGGGACGGTGTTGTCCCCTGAGTGGCCCCAGAGCTTCTCCAAGGGCCAGGACTGTGTCTGGCAGATTCATGTCAAAGAAGACAAGCGCATCGAACTTGACATCCGCAT tCTGAATATCCGTCGCAGTGATGTGTTAACAATATTTGATGGCCATGATCTCACCTCTCATGTGATTGGGCAGTACCTTGGATCACGGGAACGCTTTCAAGTTGTGTCTggtgggtcagaggtcacaatACAATTCCAGAGTGACCCTGACGACTCCTCATTTATTCTCAGCCAAGGATTCCTCATTCACTACCGTG AGGTGGAACGCAATGACACCTGCCCTCCACTCCCTCCAATTGAATTTGGCTGGAGAAGCTCTTCTCACCCCTCCCTTGTGAGGGGAAGCGTACTCACCTATCAGTGTCAACCTGGGTATGACATAATTGGCTCTGACATCATAACCTGCCAATGGGATCTTTCGTGGAGCAATAGCCCACCCACCTGTCATAAAG tCCAGCAGTGTTCTGACCCCGGTGAGGTGGTCAATGGAGCACGCTCAGTGCGTCCAGAGTCTGGATTTGCTGTGGGCTCAGTGGTGCGTTACACCTGCAACCAGGGCTACCAGCTGGAGGGGCCTGGTCAGATCTCCTGCCATGCAAGGGACACTGGCACGCCTAAATGGAGTGACCGCAGTCccaaatgtgtct TGAAGTATGAGCCTTGTCCCAACCCAGGTGTGCCTGATAATGGCTATCAGACCCTGTACAAGCACAGCTACCAGGCGGGGGAGTCTCTCCGCTTCTTCTGCTTTGAGGGCTATGAACTAATAGGGGAGGTGACCATCACCTGTCTTCCTGGACACCCCTCTCAATGGAACAGCCCGCCACCCTCCTGTAAAG TGGCATATGAGGAATTATTGGATGACCACAAGCTGGAAG TCTCTAGGAGGACAGACCCTTCCAAACAAATGGAGGGGGAGAAAATCGCCCTGGCAATCTTCCTGCCAATAATCCTAGTTATCTTTCTTATTGGGGGAATCTACCTTTATTACACTAA CGTGTGCAGACTCCAGTGGAAGTCCCTGTTTTGGAagtcactctctcacacccactcCTACAGTCCCATCACTGTGGAGTCAGACTTCAACAATCCTCTGTATGAGGCAGGG GATACAAGGGAATATGAAGTATCCATCTGA